A single window of Rubripirellula lacrimiformis DNA harbors:
- the pstB gene encoding phosphate ABC transporter ATP-binding protein PstB — translation MSADPSSPGQSSSTIHPTGPSNSDSPQIQPNDPKPTSQVSPGRPVRADETLIEIGGLNAFYGDFQAIHSLSINIPRNKVTAFIGPSGCGKSTLLRWINRMNDTVPSAHASGTLRMGELDILHKSTDVVALRRKIGIVFQKPNPFPKSIYDNVAFGPRLHMKLSKAELDELVQWSLEKAAVWEEVKDRLHKPALGLSGGQQQRLCIARAIAVGPKILLMDEPCSALDPASTLAIEDLMNELRDQYTIVIVTHNMQQASRCSDKTAFFFEGRLIEFDDTERIFTLPTHRQTEDYVRGRFG, via the coding sequence ATGTCCGCTGATCCATCGTCGCCCGGCCAATCAAGCTCGACGATCCATCCGACCGGACCGTCCAACAGCGATTCGCCGCAGATCCAGCCGAACGATCCCAAGCCAACCAGCCAGGTTTCGCCTGGCCGGCCCGTTCGAGCGGACGAAACGCTGATCGAAATTGGTGGCCTGAATGCGTTCTATGGCGATTTCCAAGCGATCCATTCGCTAAGCATTAACATTCCACGAAACAAGGTGACCGCGTTCATCGGTCCCAGCGGTTGCGGCAAGAGCACGCTGCTGCGCTGGATCAACCGGATGAACGATACCGTTCCCAGCGCCCACGCATCGGGAACCTTGCGGATGGGGGAACTGGACATCCTGCACAAGTCGACCGATGTGGTCGCGCTGCGACGAAAGATCGGCATCGTTTTCCAGAAGCCCAACCCGTTTCCCAAATCGATCTACGACAACGTCGCATTCGGTCCCCGATTGCACATGAAGTTAAGCAAAGCGGAACTGGACGAATTGGTTCAGTGGTCGCTGGAAAAGGCGGCCGTGTGGGAAGAGGTCAAAGATCGGCTGCACAAACCAGCGTTGGGTCTTTCCGGTGGTCAACAACAACGCCTGTGTATCGCTCGCGCGATCGCGGTCGGTCCCAAGATCCTGTTGATGGACGAACCCTGCAGCGCGCTGGATCCGGCCAGCACGTTGGCGATCGAAGATCTGATGAATGAACTTCGCGATCAATACACGATCGTCATCGTCACGCACAACATGCAGCAAGCTTCTAGATGCAGTGACAAGACAGCGTTTTTCTTCGAAGGAAGACTGATCGAATTCGACGACACCGAACGCATCTTCACTCTGCCAACGCACCGTCAAACGGAAGACTACGTTCGCGGTCGCTTTGGTTAA
- the phoU gene encoding phosphate signaling complex protein PhoU: protein MTKHLERELELLRVELIEQFGVVEQMIQLAVRSLSERRTDLADRVIASDSEVDQTDIRIEEECLKLLALHHPVATDMRWLICVVKVNGELERMADLACNIAERAKSLDLFPLFPVPEEMTEMVTVTNAMVKLSLDAFVERDAEKAAEAIRTDHLVDTMNGVVIDQLHEIMKTDPDQIEPGVHCFSASRHLERIADLAESIAEDVIYLVKGEIVRHKHDQIFNSPQIDR, encoded by the coding sequence ATGACCAAACACCTAGAACGCGAACTCGAACTACTGCGTGTCGAATTGATCGAACAATTCGGGGTGGTCGAACAGATGATCCAGTTGGCGGTCCGGTCGTTGTCGGAACGTCGCACCGATCTTGCCGATCGCGTCATCGCCAGCGATTCGGAAGTGGACCAAACCGACATTCGAATCGAAGAGGAATGCCTGAAACTGCTAGCCCTGCACCATCCGGTCGCGACCGACATGCGATGGCTGATCTGTGTGGTGAAGGTCAACGGCGAACTGGAACGGATGGCGGACCTAGCATGCAACATTGCTGAACGGGCCAAATCGCTGGATCTGTTCCCGCTGTTTCCGGTCCCCGAGGAAATGACCGAAATGGTGACCGTGACCAACGCGATGGTGAAACTATCCTTGGACGCGTTCGTCGAACGAGACGCCGAGAAGGCTGCCGAGGCGATCCGAACGGACCACTTGGTCGACACCATGAACGGAGTGGTGATTGACCAATTGCACGAAATCATGAAGACGGATCCGGACCAGATCGAACCCGGCGTTCACTGTTTCAGCGCGTCACGTCACCTAGAACGGATCGCGGACTTGGCCGAAAGCATTGCCGAGGACGTCATCTATTTGGTCAAAGGCGAAATCGTTCGACACAAACATGACCAGATTTTCAACTCGCCACAGATCGATCGATAG
- a CDS encoding YceI family protein, with product MKMRILGSLMCALALVGMFQPVAAAELELVPGKSKIHFVGSKSDGQHKGGFKKFTVDSLADFENPQNSSITIVIEAASLWSDDDKLTNHLKNADFFDVRKYPKITFASSEIVSEKPVDKVAKAKIKGEMEMLGKKVAIEVPVDVTITEDFVELDGSFEIDRTKWGMTYGQGKVNNEVKIEVELVFKR from the coding sequence ATGAAGATGCGTATTCTCGGCTCCCTGATGTGTGCTTTGGCATTGGTCGGCATGTTCCAACCTGTCGCCGCTGCCGAACTGGAATTGGTTCCCGGTAAATCGAAGATCCATTTCGTGGGCAGCAAGTCGGATGGTCAGCACAAAGGCGGTTTCAAAAAGTTCACGGTCGACTCGCTTGCCGATTTTGAAAACCCTCAAAACAGTTCGATCACGATTGTCATCGAAGCCGCCAGTTTGTGGTCGGATGATGACAAGTTGACCAATCACCTCAAAAACGCTGACTTCTTTGACGTTCGCAAGTATCCCAAAATCACTTTCGCATCGTCCGAAATCGTCTCAGAGAAGCCTGTCGATAAGGTGGCAAAAGCAAAGATCAAAGGCGAAATGGAGATGTTGGGCAAAAAGGTTGCCATCGAAGTGCCTGTGGATGTGACGATCACCGAAGACTTCGTCGAACTTGACGGCAGCTTCGAAATCGATCGCACCAAGTGGGGCATGACTTACGGGCAAGGAAAGGTCAACAACGAAGTCAAGATTGAAGTCGAACTGGTCTTCAAGCGATAA
- a CDS encoding cyclic nucleotide-binding domain-containing protein: MEESIPVRRPERWSQPMDASICDADVSWLRSREPFASMNASSFPRSMPLDGILRNDTRLHRCEPGEIIVREGDYGNSAFLVLAGSAAVVVQSLLPEQLGRTPEEKLSWTDALRRFLSRSRVPESRRPDQVTAGGDGIDSVGTVRQVDDRPTLFLQDFDGVLRNSGSVSLGPGEMFGEVAAMYRSPRSATVIAETEVTLLEIRWQGLKILRRDQGFADTLDRHYRQNWLKVHLSELPLLRHVPESNLVRIADATQMHSFGRMEWNADYKKTRQLPVQEQLESEPIVSAEGRVPTDLIIVRSGFGRMSQSFGASERTTAYMGKGQIFGLEEIAFNMLRPETVAPKATQQSLRAIGFLDALFIPAETFAEEILPYVRRSELPDSVAQWMDAPKTAQETDPNTVPKAGDRRGDSRGRSDRRGEQRAADQGGANPQPSPDASGQQFQQTGLLEFIVQNRVNNGRQAMVIDLHRCTRCDDCVKACAATHDGNPRFVRQGVAHEQLQFVQACMQCSDPVCMIGCPTGSIARDEETGVVRIHEPICIGCGTCASSCPYENIRMAEVADPQGRPYTDMQTGKPIRKATKCDMCQSQPTGPACVAACPHDALVRIDLTQSKPLQQWLDRRS; encoded by the coding sequence ATGGAAGAGTCAATCCCGGTGCGCCGTCCCGAGCGTTGGAGCCAACCAATGGACGCGTCGATTTGCGACGCGGACGTTTCCTGGCTGCGCTCTCGCGAGCCATTCGCCAGTATGAACGCGTCGTCGTTTCCGCGTTCGATGCCGCTCGATGGGATCCTGCGAAACGACACCCGACTGCACCGCTGCGAGCCTGGCGAAATCATTGTTCGCGAAGGCGATTACGGAAACAGCGCGTTCCTGGTCTTGGCTGGCAGCGCTGCGGTGGTCGTGCAGTCACTGTTGCCCGAACAGTTGGGCCGGACACCCGAAGAAAAATTATCGTGGACCGATGCGCTGCGTCGGTTCTTGAGTCGCAGCCGAGTGCCCGAATCCCGACGTCCCGACCAGGTGACCGCTGGCGGTGATGGGATCGATTCGGTCGGCACAGTGCGTCAGGTCGACGATCGCCCGACACTGTTCTTGCAAGACTTTGATGGCGTCCTGCGAAACAGCGGCTCAGTTTCGCTGGGGCCGGGCGAGATGTTCGGCGAGGTCGCGGCAATGTATCGGTCGCCGAGATCCGCCACGGTCATCGCCGAAACAGAAGTCACCCTGCTGGAAATTCGTTGGCAAGGTCTGAAGATCCTTCGCCGCGATCAAGGATTCGCCGATACCCTGGACCGCCACTATCGCCAAAACTGGTTGAAGGTCCACCTCAGCGAACTGCCGCTGCTAAGGCATGTTCCCGAGTCCAACTTGGTACGCATCGCCGACGCCACCCAAATGCACTCATTCGGGCGGATGGAATGGAATGCGGACTACAAAAAAACGCGGCAGTTGCCGGTTCAGGAACAGTTAGAATCCGAACCAATTGTTTCCGCCGAAGGGCGAGTGCCGACGGACTTGATCATCGTCCGCAGCGGGTTCGGACGGATGTCGCAATCGTTCGGCGCATCGGAACGCACGACCGCCTACATGGGCAAAGGCCAGATCTTTGGGCTCGAGGAAATCGCGTTCAACATGTTGCGCCCCGAAACGGTTGCCCCCAAGGCGACTCAGCAATCGCTTCGCGCGATCGGATTCCTGGACGCATTGTTCATTCCCGCGGAAACGTTCGCCGAGGAAATCCTGCCTTACGTGCGGCGCAGCGAACTGCCCGATTCGGTAGCCCAGTGGATGGACGCGCCCAAAACAGCCCAAGAAACCGATCCCAATACCGTTCCCAAGGCGGGCGATCGCCGCGGGGATAGTCGCGGCCGTTCGGATCGCCGCGGGGAACAACGGGCCGCCGACCAAGGCGGTGCGAACCCCCAACCTTCGCCAGACGCATCCGGTCAACAGTTTCAGCAAACCGGATTGCTGGAATTCATCGTCCAAAATCGCGTCAACAATGGTCGCCAAGCAATGGTGATCGATCTGCACCGGTGCACCCGATGCGATGACTGTGTCAAAGCATGTGCGGCGACTCATGACGGCAACCCGCGATTTGTCCGCCAAGGGGTCGCGCACGAACAACTGCAATTCGTCCAAGCGTGTATGCAGTGCAGCGATCCGGTTTGCATGATCGGATGCCCCACCGGTTCGATCGCTCGCGATGAAGAAACCGGAGTGGTCCGGATTCACGAACCCATCTGCATCGGTTGCGGAACCTGTGCATCGTCGTGCCCTTACGAAAACATCCGGATGGCCGAGGTCGCTGACCCCCAAGGCCGTCCCTATACGGACATGCAAACCGGAAAGCCGATTCGCAAAGCGACCAAGTGCGACATGTGTCAGAGCCAGCCGACGGGACCGGCCTGCGTCGCAGCATGTCCGCACGACGCGTTGGTTCGCATTGACCTGACCCAATCCAAGCCGCTGCAACAGTGGCTCGATCGACGGAGTTGA
- a CDS encoding cytochrome c3 family protein, with protein MRREEIQLPDPPNNDRPGDRWMCGRTDSPCGRGPGGNGRCTMADGCKPKRTWQGRRHQIGIVVIAICIAALGFVAWQPLRATVVKPGELSTPHAQILSGTMDSGRCAACHPQASSWTDWFSSAGGSELQTSLVSGSQTSAGGHAGVTQSDRCLDCHHASMDRSTAKLAHNLPAAVRSELRLASQQRHSSSWKNWLPPEAVNQEDIQCSACHREHRGPNGNLTAMTNDQCQTCHSDRFDSFASSHPAWTDWPYGRGGQIAFNHATHQTKHFPETMKDGLAADFACSHCHDKNHAGELNRSVSYERSCQSCHDQGLRIEAAAGIDWVTLPSLSQPAADELAMDPQGAWPEGATGFYDGRVTPWMALMMRADPSLTDAMAKVPDHDFSKLDGSRRDAVATAAKIAAGHREIIQAISRNGQQVILDRLADSGIETETLRSLLRSLSPQLIEEADRRWFTSSPNDSASAARTSPIRAAKFLMKPDDDLLDGDLLGGDDDLADDSLIGGSDVLDLGSFSDDELAGDPLADPLGMDPLSAAPASSGDGRPSPRFDADRMLPAGGWYRDDLTYAIRYRGNSHEDPVLRATIELASQLAPSDPARQQILENQAVAACVRCHPGAVSQDRPTTWTTQPLVGRRGGFTKFTHSPHLNIAGLSDCLHCHQIDPDFGQGPMGSGDGPQDRSEGGGAGLNLTSAAATTVNAGVGQAIPAHDFLPMQIGDCASCHRPDAAGDACVKCHRYHIDPGLR; from the coding sequence ATGCGCCGCGAAGAAATACAGTTGCCCGATCCCCCCAACAACGACCGCCCCGGCGATCGTTGGATGTGCGGCCGCACCGACAGCCCCTGTGGCCGCGGCCCCGGTGGGAATGGACGCTGCACCATGGCCGACGGGTGCAAACCCAAACGGACATGGCAAGGACGCCGGCACCAGATTGGAATCGTTGTCATCGCAATCTGCATTGCCGCTTTGGGATTCGTGGCCTGGCAACCGCTGCGGGCGACCGTGGTCAAACCGGGCGAATTGTCGACTCCGCACGCTCAAATCTTGTCGGGAACCATGGACTCGGGCCGCTGCGCCGCTTGTCACCCGCAAGCGTCGTCGTGGACGGATTGGTTTTCGTCCGCCGGCGGTTCCGAATTACAGACATCCTTGGTGTCGGGTTCCCAAACGTCCGCCGGGGGACATGCCGGAGTCACGCAAAGCGATCGATGTTTGGATTGCCACCACGCATCGATGGATCGGTCGACGGCCAAACTAGCCCACAACCTGCCCGCCGCGGTGCGAAGCGAACTGCGGCTCGCATCGCAACAGCGACACAGTTCGTCTTGGAAAAATTGGCTGCCGCCCGAAGCGGTCAACCAAGAAGACATTCAGTGCAGTGCGTGTCACCGCGAACACCGTGGCCCCAACGGCAATCTGACCGCGATGACCAACGATCAATGTCAAACCTGTCACAGCGATCGTTTCGATAGTTTCGCCAGCTCGCACCCCGCATGGACCGATTGGCCGTATGGGCGCGGTGGCCAAATCGCGTTCAACCACGCGACTCATCAAACCAAACACTTTCCCGAAACCATGAAAGATGGTTTGGCTGCTGATTTCGCGTGCAGCCATTGCCACGACAAAAATCATGCCGGCGAACTGAATCGATCGGTCAGTTACGAACGTTCATGCCAAAGCTGTCACGATCAGGGGCTTCGTATCGAAGCGGCTGCTGGCATCGATTGGGTGACGCTGCCCAGTTTGTCCCAGCCAGCCGCGGACGAACTAGCGATGGACCCACAGGGCGCGTGGCCGGAGGGTGCCACCGGTTTTTACGACGGACGCGTGACCCCTTGGATGGCCTTGATGATGCGGGCCGATCCATCGCTGACCGACGCGATGGCCAAGGTTCCCGATCACGATTTTTCAAAACTGGACGGATCACGCCGCGATGCCGTCGCCACGGCTGCGAAGATTGCCGCTGGCCACCGCGAAATCATCCAAGCGATCAGCCGCAACGGCCAACAAGTGATCCTGGATCGATTGGCGGACAGCGGGATCGAAACCGAGACGCTGCGGTCACTGCTGCGCAGCCTGTCACCGCAATTGATCGAAGAAGCGGACCGACGATGGTTTACGTCCTCGCCGAACGATTCCGCATCGGCCGCCCGCACGTCGCCCATCCGGGCGGCAAAGTTTTTGATGAAACCGGACGACGACCTGTTGGATGGCGACCTGTTGGGTGGGGATGACGATCTAGCCGATGACAGTTTGATTGGCGGCAGCGATGTGCTGGACTTAGGGTCGTTCTCTGATGATGAACTTGCTGGTGATCCGTTGGCGGATCCGCTGGGGATGGATCCTCTATCCGCAGCGCCGGCCTCGTCGGGCGATGGACGTCCTTCGCCGCGATTTGACGCCGACCGAATGTTGCCAGCCGGAGGTTGGTATCGAGACGATCTGACGTACGCGATTCGCTACCGAGGCAATTCCCACGAGGACCCTGTTCTTCGCGCGACGATCGAATTGGCGTCTCAGTTGGCCCCCAGCGACCCAGCTCGCCAACAGATCCTGGAAAACCAAGCGGTCGCCGCCTGCGTGCGTTGCCACCCGGGCGCCGTTTCCCAAGACCGCCCGACGACGTGGACGACGCAGCCGCTGGTCGGGCGCCGGGGGGGATTCACCAAGTTCACGCATTCACCCCACCTGAACATCGCTGGTCTGTCCGACTGCCTTCACTGTCACCAGATCGATCCTGACTTTGGACAGGGTCCGATGGGATCGGGCGACGGTCCCCAAGACAGATCAGAGGGTGGCGGCGCAGGACTGAACCTGACGTCCGCCGCGGCGACCACAGTCAACGCTGGTGTGGGGCAAGCGATCCCAGCCCATGATTTTCTGCCGATGCAGATTGGGGACTGCGCCAGCTGCCACCGCCCGGACGCGGCCGGCGACGCATGTGTGAAATGCCACCGATATCACATCGATCCGGGGCTACGCTAG
- a CDS encoding secondary thiamine-phosphate synthase enzyme YjbQ has product MWIQRTLALPAARRGFHLITRSVVDAIPELNQVRVGLLHVFIQHTSASLTINENADPDVRIDFETAMNHAVPENLNYVHTLEGPDDMPAHVKASMMGTSVTIPIGDGRLQLGTWQGIYLCEHRDRASSRRIVMTVQGEA; this is encoded by the coding sequence ATGTGGATACAACGAACCCTGGCTTTGCCAGCTGCGCGCCGCGGATTTCACCTGATCACACGTTCGGTCGTCGACGCGATCCCCGAGTTGAATCAGGTGCGCGTGGGACTGCTGCACGTCTTTATCCAGCACACCAGCGCATCGTTGACGATCAACGAGAACGCGGATCCCGACGTCCGGATCGATTTCGAAACCGCGATGAACCACGCGGTGCCGGAGAATCTGAACTACGTCCACACCTTGGAAGGCCCGGATGACATGCCGGCCCACGTCAAAGCATCCATGATGGGCACCAGTGTGACGATTCCAATCGGTGACGGACGGCTGCAATTGGGGACTTGGCAGGGCATCTACCTGTGCGAGCACCGTGATCGGGCTAGCAGCCGGCGAATCGTCATGACGGTCCAGGGCGAAGCCTAG
- a CDS encoding menaquinone biosynthesis family protein — translation MTSETQPGDRRQTIRLGISTCPNDTFAFSALIDQRVDWRGLNFEIDLIDIQQLNDRLFRGDFDVAKTSFHAALRMTDTTVVLPSGSALGFGVGPLLLAASPQRSPGDFGSINLCPGQHTTAALLFTLFYPDAVPAQHCVFSDIMPRLVQGTADFGVCIHEGRFTWADQGLHLVEDLGTRWEQATDSPLPLGGIVANRALGDDIIGLVQSVIHDSLRVAMADPASALQTMRQYAQEMADDVLMQHVDLYVNQWTIDLGDVGRESLNQLSRMAAKIGLTDPGARSIEVWSPTV, via the coding sequence ATGACATCCGAGACCCAACCAGGTGACCGTCGCCAAACGATCCGTTTGGGCATTTCGACCTGTCCCAACGACACGTTCGCTTTCTCGGCTCTGATCGACCAACGCGTGGATTGGCGGGGGCTGAATTTTGAAATCGACTTGATCGACATTCAACAGTTGAACGATCGGCTATTTCGCGGTGATTTTGACGTCGCCAAAACGAGCTTTCACGCCGCCCTGCGGATGACCGACACGACCGTCGTGTTGCCCAGCGGTTCGGCCCTGGGCTTCGGTGTCGGCCCATTGTTACTGGCCGCGTCACCACAGCGGTCGCCCGGCGACTTCGGCAGCATCAATCTTTGTCCCGGGCAACACACCACCGCCGCGCTGTTGTTCACGCTGTTCTATCCGGACGCGGTACCAGCCCAGCACTGCGTGTTCTCGGACATCATGCCGCGATTGGTTCAGGGCACCGCCGATTTCGGGGTCTGCATACACGAGGGCCGGTTCACATGGGCCGATCAGGGACTGCACTTGGTCGAGGACCTGGGCACCCGCTGGGAACAGGCCACCGATTCGCCCTTGCCGCTGGGGGGGATCGTCGCCAACCGCGCGCTCGGCGACGACATCATCGGGTTGGTCCAGTCGGTGATCCATGATTCGCTGCGGGTTGCGATGGCAGATCCCGCATCCGCGCTCCAAACAATGCGTCAGTACGCCCAGGAAATGGCGGACGATGTGTTGATGCAGCACGTCGATCTGTACGTCAACCAATGGACGATCGATCTGGGGGACGTCGGCAGAGAATCCCTGAACCAGCTGTCTCGGATGGCCGCCAAGATCGGCTTGACGGATCCCGGGGCACGCTCGATCGAAGTCTGGTCACCGACCGTCTGA
- the mqnB gene encoding futalosine hydrolase, translating into MTDLILVPTSMEMSSLRDPIELALQQRLATIQPPIFQLCGFGPVAAAARAAALIADHRPDRVLLVGIAGSLDLGRCPVGTSWQFDEVMCDGIGVGAGPGFVSASKLGWPQFGGEPSLPTIGDALALDCGGQGSESSAGRLLTVPNGSACDQDAKNRRSRFPGAAAEDMEGFAVAMACTLAAVPLRIVRGISNLAGDRNHANWKIDDALAAAATMVVDLILPDPTNLSN; encoded by the coding sequence GTGACTGATCTCATTCTTGTCCCGACGTCGATGGAGATGAGCTCGCTGCGGGACCCCATCGAGCTGGCTTTGCAGCAACGTTTGGCAACCATCCAGCCACCCATCTTTCAGTTGTGTGGCTTTGGACCGGTGGCTGCCGCAGCGCGGGCGGCCGCTTTGATTGCCGATCATCGACCCGACCGCGTGCTGTTGGTGGGGATTGCCGGCAGCTTGGATTTGGGGCGCTGCCCGGTGGGGACCAGTTGGCAATTCGACGAGGTGATGTGCGACGGGATTGGTGTCGGCGCCGGCCCCGGATTTGTCAGCGCATCCAAGCTAGGGTGGCCCCAGTTCGGCGGCGAACCATCGCTGCCTACAATCGGCGATGCGTTGGCGTTGGACTGCGGCGGCCAGGGATCCGAATCGTCAGCCGGACGTTTGTTGACCGTCCCCAACGGGTCGGCGTGCGACCAGGATGCAAAGAATCGACGATCGCGGTTTCCCGGCGCTGCGGCTGAGGATATGGAAGGGTTCGCCGTGGCGATGGCCTGCACGCTAGCCGCGGTGCCGCTGCGAATTGTTCGTGGGATTTCCAATCTGGCCGGTGATCGTAACCATGCGAACTGGAAAATCGATGACGCGTTGGCTGCCGCCGCCACGATGGTCGTTGACCTGATTCTGCCTGACCCCACGAATCTTTCGAACTGA
- the tsaD gene encoding tRNA (adenosine(37)-N6)-threonylcarbamoyltransferase complex transferase subunit TsaD has product MAILTIESTCDETAAAVIDDDGRVLGDCIATQEKLHEQFRGVVPEVAARAHLERILPVIDTAMQTAGVGPDDLAAIAVADRPGLAGSLLVGVVAAKSLALAWQKPLVAINHLHAHLYACQLACSEPIYPCVGLVVSGGHTSLYHLTSPLDLQYLGGTIDDAAGEAFDKVAAMLSLGFPGGPAVSKFAAQGNRKAHAFPRSMIHEDHFNFSFSGLKTAVRYAIVGPGQQDFSKVVLSDAAKSDLCASFEAAVVDVLVAKSVRAVAKFDVRRLVVGGGVAANGYLRSSLDAAAKRHEFEITIAPLDLCTDNAVMGAIALEKIRRGQFASLDLDITPGLQRGF; this is encoded by the coding sequence ATGGCAATCTTGACGATCGAATCGACTTGCGACGAAACCGCTGCGGCGGTGATTGACGACGACGGTCGTGTATTGGGTGACTGCATCGCGACCCAGGAAAAATTGCACGAGCAATTCCGCGGTGTGGTGCCGGAAGTGGCCGCACGGGCGCACCTAGAGCGGATCTTGCCGGTCATCGACACCGCGATGCAAACCGCGGGCGTCGGCCCCGATGACTTGGCGGCGATTGCCGTCGCCGATCGGCCCGGGTTGGCCGGGTCGTTGTTAGTGGGCGTCGTCGCTGCCAAATCGTTGGCGCTGGCCTGGCAGAAACCCCTGGTGGCGATCAACCATCTGCACGCTCACCTGTACGCGTGCCAGTTGGCTTGCAGCGAACCGATCTATCCCTGCGTGGGCCTGGTCGTCAGCGGCGGTCACACCAGCTTGTATCACCTGACTAGCCCGCTGGATCTGCAGTACTTAGGCGGCACCATCGATGACGCTGCGGGCGAAGCCTTCGACAAAGTCGCCGCGATGCTAAGCTTGGGGTTTCCGGGCGGTCCTGCGGTGTCCAAGTTCGCGGCCCAGGGAAATCGAAAGGCTCACGCGTTCCCCCGGTCGATGATTCACGAAGACCATTTCAATTTCAGTTTCAGCGGGCTGAAGACCGCGGTTCGTTACGCGATCGTGGGACCAGGCCAGCAGGATTTTTCGAAGGTTGTCTTGTCCGATGCCGCCAAGTCGGATCTGTGCGCTTCGTTCGAAGCCGCCGTCGTGGATGTGTTGGTGGCCAAATCTGTGCGAGCGGTTGCGAAGTTCGACGTCCGCCGGTTAGTGGTTGGTGGCGGAGTCGCAGCGAATGGATACCTAAGGTCGTCACTGGACGCAGCGGCCAAACGCCATGAATTCGAAATCACGATCGCGCCGTTGGATCTGTGCACCGACAACGCGGTGATGGGCGCGATCGCGCTAGAGAAAATTCGTCGCGGTCAGTTTGCCAGCCTGGACCTGGACATCACGCCAGGCCTGCAGCGCGGCTTTTGA
- a CDS encoding UDP-glucose 6-dehydrogenase, giving the protein MKICCIGAGYVGGPTMAMIAKQCPDISVHVVDLNQARIDAWNSDSLPVYEPGLDAVVAEALPRNLTFSTRVDEAIAESDMIFISVNTPTKTFGVGAGRAANLEFIEKCARQIARVSTGHKIVVEKSTLPVRTAEAVKRILSSADNGATFDVLSNPEFLAEGTAVDDLLNPDRVLIGGESKQAIETLVDIYANWIPRERILTTNLWSSELSKLTANAFLAQRVSSINAISALCEATGADVDEVARAIGTDSRIGPKFLKASVGFGGSCFQKDILNLVYLCEHFGLREVAQYWEQVVSMNDYQKRRFSERIVRTMFNTVSDKKIGVLGFAFKKDTNDTRESAALYVCRDLIRERARLTIYDPRVPETQIRHDLAVACSDLQGQISDIDRKLIENNVTIVHDGYVAAEDAHAIAVLTEWDEFRSLDFDRVYASMQRPAFVFDGRNLLDRDKLTKIGFEIHAIGKSSDESIKG; this is encoded by the coding sequence ATGAAAATCTGTTGCATCGGTGCTGGTTACGTTGGTGGTCCTACCATGGCCATGATCGCGAAACAGTGCCCTGACATCTCGGTCCACGTGGTGGACCTCAATCAAGCTCGCATCGACGCTTGGAATTCGGACAGCTTGCCGGTTTACGAGCCCGGGCTGGACGCCGTCGTGGCGGAGGCGTTGCCACGCAATCTGACCTTCTCGACACGCGTCGACGAAGCGATCGCCGAATCGGACATGATCTTCATTTCGGTCAACACACCGACCAAGACGTTTGGCGTGGGTGCCGGTCGGGCGGCCAATCTAGAATTCATTGAAAAGTGCGCCCGCCAAATTGCTCGCGTCTCGACGGGCCACAAGATCGTGGTCGAGAAATCGACGCTGCCCGTGCGTACGGCCGAGGCTGTTAAACGCATCCTTAGCAGCGCCGACAACGGTGCGACTTTCGACGTGTTGTCGAACCCCGAATTTCTTGCCGAGGGGACGGCTGTCGATGACCTGTTGAATCCCGACCGCGTGTTGATCGGTGGCGAATCGAAGCAGGCCATCGAAACCTTGGTCGATATCTACGCCAACTGGATTCCTCGCGAGCGAATTCTGACGACCAACCTGTGGAGCAGCGAGCTGTCGAAACTGACCGCCAACGCGTTCTTGGCCCAACGGGTCTCGTCGATCAACGCGATCTCGGCTCTATGCGAAGCCACCGGCGCAGACGTCGACGAGGTGGCTCGCGCGATCGGTACTGATTCGCGAATTGGTCCCAAGTTTCTGAAGGCTTCGGTCGGTTTCGGAGGAAGCTGTTTCCAAAAAGACATTCTGAACCTGGTCTACCTGTGCGAACACTTTGGACTCCGCGAAGTGGCTCAGTACTGGGAACAGGTGGTCAGCATGAACGACTACCAAAAACGCCGGTTCAGCGAACGCATCGTGCGGACGATGTTCAACACGGTCAGCGACAAAAAGATCGGTGTGTTGGGGTTTGCATTTAAAAAGGACACCAACGACACGCGAGAATCGGCTGCCTTGTACGTATGTCGGGACCTGATTCGCGAACGGGCTCGGTTGACCATTTATGATCCGCGCGTCCCCGAGACGCAGATTCGTCATGACTTGGCCGTCGCCTGTTCGGACCTTCAGGGACAGATCAGCGACATCGATCGGAAGTTGATCGAGAACAACGTCACGATCGTCCACGACGGATACGTGGCGGCCGAAGATGCCCATGCGATCGCCGTTCTGACCGAATGGGACGAATTTCGATCGTTGGACTTCGATCGCGTTTACGCTTCGATGCAACGCCCCGCATTTGTGTTCGACGGACGCAATCTGCTGGATCGCGACAAGCTGACCAAGATCGGGTTCGAAATTCACGCCATCGGCAAATCGTCTGACGAATCGATCAAAGGCTAG